In Herpetosiphon gulosus, one genomic interval encodes:
- a CDS encoding phosphoribosylglycinamide formyltransferase, with amino-acid sequence MMRLAVMVSGSGSNLQALIDAQKAQQLNATINVVICDQPKAQAISRTLAARIPVICVPLAKKASREQWATQISELLAAFKPDLIVMAGWMRVMPASFVERWTPNIINQHPALLPEDGGEFYPLNDGRQIPAIRGAHAVRDALALGVPVTGCTVHQITPIVDVGPVLAQVEVAVLPDDDQASLHERIKQAERRILVEVINNLAQTVA; translated from the coding sequence ATGATGCGGCTTGCCGTGATGGTATCGGGCAGTGGCTCAAATTTACAAGCCTTAATCGATGCCCAAAAAGCGCAACAACTCAATGCCACAATCAATGTGGTGATTTGCGATCAGCCCAAAGCCCAAGCAATCAGCCGCACCTTGGCCGCCCGCATTCCAGTGATCTGCGTGCCATTGGCCAAAAAAGCCAGCCGCGAGCAATGGGCCACTCAAATTAGCGAATTACTGGCAGCTTTCAAGCCCGATTTGATTGTGATGGCAGGCTGGATGCGGGTGATGCCAGCCTCGTTTGTTGAACGCTGGACTCCGAATATCATCAATCAACACCCTGCCTTGTTGCCTGAGGATGGCGGCGAATTCTATCCGCTCAACGATGGCCGCCAAATTCCGGCAATTCGCGGAGCGCATGCGGTGCGTGATGCCTTGGCGTTGGGCGTGCCAGTCACTGGTTGCACGGTGCATCAAATCACGCCAATCGTTGATGTTGGCCCGGTTTTGGCTCAAGTTGAAGTTGCGGTCTTGCCCGACGATGATCAAGCCAGTCTGCACGAACGAATCAAACAAGCTGAACGACGGATTTTAGTTGAAGTAATTAACAATTTAGCCCAAACAGTTGCCTAA